The Polyangium aurulentum genomic interval GGCCGAGGTGCCGCCGAACGACGGCCACCGCCGCAACATCCTCTCGCGCTGGCACACCGCGCTCGGCGTGGGCGTCGCCATCGTCGAGGACAGCATCATCCCCTGCGTCGCCCAGGAGTTCGTCGACGACCACGGCAGCTACGCGCCGCTGCCGCGCGGGATCGCGGTGGGCGACTTCGTCCAGATCAAGGGCGAGCTACGACAACCGGCAGAGCTGTTCGCCGTCGGCGTCGCGCGCGTCGATGCGCCGAAGCCGCGCACGGCCGAGGAGCTCAACCGGACGCGCGGCTACGTCGTCCCCGATCCTTACGAGCTGTTCTCGCCGCGAAAGCTCAGGGAGCCCTTTCCCAGGCCGCCGCGCGTGCTCTCGCAGCAGGGCAACGGCTTCTCGCTCGGGCTCGCGCTGCAGGACGACGGCAAGCCAGGACTCTACGAGATCAGCGTGTGGGCGCGTCTGCCGGGCGCGGCCGAGGCGCGGCTCGTCTCGTTGCGAACCTTGCACGCCGAGC includes:
- a CDS encoding CAP domain-containing protein; this translates as MNAPHASFAATPLAIALVLGGCGAGEARVQGAERPTDLRAVVASGPMTREQAERYMLALVNEDRADHGLPPLAWDETAARAARRHAEDMASHGFTAHWGSDGSVPELRYTEAGGEDAAFENVGCFVDGMPQRLAPDALYPAEGLERFERAFMAEVPPNDGHRRNILSRWHTALGVGVAIVEDSIIPCVAQEFVDDHGSYAPLPRGIAVGDFVQIKGELRQPAELFAVGVARVDAPKPRTAEELNRTRGYVVPDPYELFSPRKLREPFPRPPRVLSQQGNGFSLGLALQDDGKPGLYEISVWARLPGAAEARLVSLRTLHAEPRPPR